A stretch of Vigna angularis cultivar LongXiaoDou No.4 chromosome 4, ASM1680809v1, whole genome shotgun sequence DNA encodes these proteins:
- the LOC108343013 gene encoding kinesin-like protein KIN-4A isoform X2 yields MEAGEDCCVKVAVHVRPLIADEKLQGCKDCVTVVSGKPQVQIGAHSFTFDHVYGSTGSPSSAMFEECVAPLVDGLFQGYNATVLAYGQTGSGKTYTMGTGFKDGCQTGIIPQVMNVLFSKIGTLKHQIDFQLHVSFIEILKEEVRDLLDPSSMNKPETANGHSGKITSPGKPPIQIRETSNGVITLAGSTEVSVTTLKEMAACLEQGSLSRATGSTNMNNQSSRSHAIFTITLEQMRKLNSPGESGLNDTMNEEYLCAKLHLVDLAGSERAKRTGSDGLRFKEGVHINKGLLALGNVISALGDEKKRKEGVHVPYRDSKLTRLLQDSLGGNSRTVMIACISPADINAEETLNTLKYANRARNIQNKPVINRDPMSNEMLKMRQQLEYLQAELCARAGGSSEEVQVLKERIAWLEAANEDLCRELHEYRSRCSIAEPGEREAYDGNTYIVKTDAIKRSLPIIEAEYPMSETVGDSREIEEVAKEWEHTLLQNSMDRELHELNKRLQQKESEMKLFGISDAEVLKQHFGRKITELEDEKRVVQRERDCLLAEVENLAANSDGQTQKLEDIHAQKLKALEAQIMDLKKKQESQVQLLKQKQKSDEAAKRLQDEIQCIKAQKVQLQQRIKQESEQFRQWKASREKELLQLKKEGRRNEYERHKLQALNQRQKLVLQRKTEEAAMATKRLKELLEARKTSGRETSVTTNGSGTNAQSNEKSLQRWLDHELEVMVKEHEVRFEYEKQSQVRAALADELAMLKQVNEFAAKGLSPPRKNGFARASSMSPNARMARIASLENMLSISSNSLVAMASQLSEAEERERAFSNRGRWNQLRSMGEAKNLLQYMFNSVADARCQLWEKDMEIREMKDQIKELVGLLRQSEMKRKEVEKELKVREQANGSTLATPPSGDSPNPLKQQAEDMKGPLSPMSMPVPKQLKYTPGVANGLVRESAAFVDQGRRMIPIGHLSMKKLAMVGQASGKLWRWKRSHHQWLLQFKWKWQKPWRLSEWIRHSDETIMRTKPRSQALPRISVI; encoded by the exons ATGGAAGCAGGGGAAGATTGCTGCGTTAAGGTCGCGGTCCATGTTCGGCCACTCATCGCCGATGAGAAGCTTCAAGGATGCAAAGATTGCGTCACCGTCGTTTCTGGGAAGCCGCAG GTACAAATTGGTGCTCACTCCTTTACATTTGATCATGTTTATGGAAGCACTGGTTCTCCCTCAAGTGCCATGTTTGAAGAATGTGTTGCTCCCCTTGTTGATGGTTTGTTTCAAGGATATAACGCTACTGTTCTCGCTTATGGTCAG ACAGGTTCTGGGAAAACGTACACCATGGGAACTGGCTTTAAAGATGGTTGCCAAACAGGAATAATACCTCAAGTTATGAACGTTTTGTTTAGCAAAATTGGGACCCTAAAGCACCAGATTGATTTTCAGTTGCATGTGTCTTTTATTGAG ATTCTTAAAGAAGAAGTAAGAGACTTGTTGGACCCCTCGTCCATGAACAAACCAGAAACTGCAAATGGACATTCAGGAAAAATTACCTCTCCTGGGAAGCCACCAATACAAATTCGTGAGACATCAAATGGTGTCATCACCCTTGCAGGATCCACTGAAGTCAGTGTTACAACACTAAAGGAAATGGCTGCTTGCCTGGAACAGGGATCATTGAGCAGGGCAACTGGGAGCACAAATATGAACAACCAATCCAG TCGATCTCATGCCATCTTCACCATCACCCTAGAACAAATGCGAAAGCTGAATAGTCCTGGTGAGAGTGGTTTAAATGATACCATGAATGAAGAGTATCTTTGTGCCAAGTTACACTTAGTAGATCTTGCTGGATCAGAACGAGCTAAAAGAACAGGGTCTGATGGTCTGCGTTTTAAGGAAG GAGTTCACATTAACAAAGGCCTTCTAGCCCTTGGCAATGTTATTAGTGCACTTGGTGATGAAAAGAAGCGAAAGGAAGGTGTTCATGTTCCTTATAGGGATAGTAAGCTTACTAGGCTTTTGCAG GATTCACTAGGAGGTAACAGCAGAACTGTCATGATTG CTTGTATAAGTCCTGCTGATATTAATGCTGAGGAAACCCTTAACACTTTGAAGTACGCAAATCGTGCACGCAATATCCAAAATAAGCCTGTT ATCAATAGAGACCCCATGTCCAATGAGATGCTAAAAATGCGACAACAGCTAGAGTATTTGCAGGCAGAACTTTGTGCTCGAGCTGGTGGCTCTTCTGAGGAAGTTCAG GTCCTTAAGGAAAGAATTGCTTGGCTTGAAGCTGCTAATGAAGATCTTTGCCGTGAACTTCATGAATACCGTAGTAGATGTTCTATTGCAGAACCAGGTGAAAGGGAAGCTTAT GATGGTAACACATACATTGTGAAGACTGATGCAATTAAGAGGAGCTTACCTATCATAGAAGCTGAGTATCCAATGAGTGAAACAGTGG GTGATTCTAGGGAAATAGAAGAAGTAGCAAAAGAGTGGGAGCACACACTTCTGCAGAATAGTATGGATAGAGAGTTACATGAATTGAATAAACGCTTGCAACAGAAAGAG TCCGAGATGAAGCTTTTTGGAATATCTGATGCCGAAGTACTCAAGCAGCATTTTGGTAGAAAGATAACGGAATTGGAAGATGAGAAGAGAGTAGTGCAG CGAGAGAGAGATTGTCTTTTGGCAGAAGTTGAAAATCTCGCTGCCAATTCTGATGGACAAACACAGAAATTAGAGGATATTCACGCCCAAAAATTGAAAGCACTTGAAGCACAG ATTATGGAtctgaagaagaagcaagagaGTCAGGTCCAGCTTctgaagcaaaagcaaaaaagtGATGAAGCAGCAAAGAGACTGCAAGATGAAATACAGTGTATAAAGGCTCAAAAG GTTCAATTGCAGCAAAGGATAAAACAAGAATCGGAACAGTTTCGGCAGTGGAAGGCTTCAAGAGAGAAAGAGTTGTTGCAA TTAAAGAAGGAGGGAAGAAGAAATGAGTATGAAAGACACAAGCTGCAAGCTTTAAATCAGCGGCAGAAATTG GTTCTTCAGAGAAAAACTGAAGAAGCTGCGATGGCTACCAAGAGGTTAAAGGAGTTGTTAGAAGCACGTAAAACTTCCGGCCGAGAGACTTCag TTACAACGAATGGAAGTGGAACAAATGCTCAG AGCAATGAGAAGTCTTTACAACGGTGGCTTGATCATGAGCTAGAAGTTATGGTAAAGGAGCACGAAGTCCGTTTTGAGTATGAGAAACAGAGCCAAGT GCGAGCTGCCCTTGCAGATGAATTAGCCATGCTGAAGCAAGTAAATGAGTTTGCTGCAAAGGGTCTCAGTCCTCCAAGAAAGAATGGATTTGCCAG GGCATCCTCCATGTCACCAAATGCAAGAATGGCCAGAATAGCTTCCCTTGAGAACATGCTGAGTATATCATCTAATTCACTTGTTGCAATGGCTTCTCAACTTTCTGAGGCAGAAGAACGAGAAAGAGCCTTCTCTAATCGTGGACGCTGGAATCAATTGCGTTCAATGGGAGAAGCGAAGAATTTGCTTCAATATATGTTTAATTCTGTTGCAGATGCTAG GTGCCAACTCTGGGAGAAGGACATGGAGATCAGGGAAATGAAAGATCAAATAAAAGAACTCGTTGGTCTCTTACGGCAAAGTGagatgaagagaaaagaagttgaGAAGGAACTAAAAGTGAGAGAACAAGCTAATGGAAGCACACTGGCTACACCACCTTCG GGTGACTCCCCTAATCCATTGAAACAACAAGCTGAAGACATGAAAGGGCCTTTATCTCCAATGTCTATGCCAGTGCCTAAACAGCTAAAATACACGCCAGGGGTTGCCAATGGGTTGGTGAGGGAATCGGCAGCATTTGTAGATCAGGGTAGAAGG ATGATACCCATCGGACACCTGTCAATGAAAAAACTAGCAATGGTAGGACAAGCTTCTGGAAAGTTATGGAGGTGGAAAAGAAGTCATCACCAGTGGCTGCTACAATTCAAGTGGAAATGGCAGAAACCATGGAGACTTTCAGAATGGATACGACATAGTGATGAGACGATCATGAGAACAAAACCACGCTCACAGGCTTTGCCACGTATCAG TGTAATATAA
- the LOC108341030 gene encoding probable inactive receptor kinase At5g67200 yields MWSDICILFLSPVLSLLKRKNSIPSSQAERIEWTNPQLLYQHTKNFIQSSPPCSEVAPTMPNTNHPFPLLVLLLLLPLHASSYAHSSQLHRHIPPLVFTDAHALLAFKLKADVNDHLDFSPLTRGLRFCTWQGVLCNGPKVERLILQGLDLGGVWAPNTLTRLDQLRVLSLQNNSLTGTIPDLSALSNLKSLFLDNNQFTGSLPPSLFSLHRLRNLDFSHNNLSGPISAAFTNLDRLHTLRLSYNAFSGSVPPFNQSSLRILEISRNNLSGAIPVTPTLFRFPPSSFAFNPNLCGEIIRVQCRPAQPFFGSAGPPKAPLGQSAQVHGVSGLIRQPYAKKRRDRRAVIIGFSAGVFVLVCSLVCFAAAVRKQRSRCNKDRPCGMMAADAAATAEAAAVMRMEMERELEEKVKRAEVAKSGSLVFCAGEAQVYTLDQLMKGSAELLGRGCLGTTYKAALDNRLMVTVKRLDAGKMAAHATKEVFERHMESVGGLRHSNLVPLKAYFQAKQERLIIYDFQPNGSLFSLIHGSRSSRARPLHWTSCLKIAEDVAQGLAFIHQAWRLVHGNLKSTNVLLGPDFEACITDYCLSVLTHPSTFDEDGDSAAYRAPETRNPNHQPTHKSDVYAYGILLLELLTGKFPSELPFMVPGDMSSWVRSIRDDNGGEDSRMDMLLQVATTCSLTSPEQRPTMWQVLKMLQEIKEIVLLEDTSELELRSGDDMP; encoded by the exons ATGTGGTCAGACATCTGCATCCTGTTCTTGTCACCTGTTCTCTCTCTTCTAAAACGCAAAAACTCCATTCCTAGTAGCCAAGCGGAGCGTATCGAATGGACAAATCCCCAATTGCTTTATCAACACACCAAAAACTTCATTCAGTCTTCGCCACCCTGTTCTGAGGTTGCTCCGACAATGCCGAACACAAACCATCCATTCCCATTACTGGTACTGCTTCTGCTCCTGCCACTGCACGCTTCTTCCTACGCACATTCCTCCCAACTCCATCGTCATATTCCGCCGTTAGTTTTCACGGACGCCCACGCTCTCCTCGCCTTCAAACTTAAAGCCGACGTAAACGACCACCTTGACTTCTCCCCCCTCACGCGCGGCCTCCGCTTCTGCACGTGGCAGGGCGTCCTATGCAACGGCCCCAAAGTAGAGCGTCTCATTCTCCAGGGCTTAGATCTCGGCGGCGTTTGGGCTCCAAACACACTCACGCGTCTCGACCAGCTCCGAGTTCTCAGTTTACAGAACAACTCACTCACGGGAACTATCCCGGACCTCAGCGCTCTCTCCAATCTCAAAAGCCTCTTCCTCGACAACAACCAATTCACCGGTTCTCTCCCTCCTTCACTCTTCTCTCTCCACCGTTTACGAAACTTGGATTTCTCTCACAACAATCTCTCTGGACCTATCTCTGCTGCCTTCACTAACCTAGATCGTCTTCACACACTCCGTCTTAGTTATAACGCTTTTAGCGGTTCAGTCCCTCCGTTTAACCAGTCCTCTCTCAGAATACTTGAAATCTCCCGCAACAACCTCTCCGGCGCGATTCCGGTGACGCCGACGCTGTTTCGTTTTCCGCCGTCTTCCTTTGCGTTCAACCCTAACCTCTGCGGTGAAATCATCCGCGTGCAATGCCGTCCTGCGCAGCCTTTCTTCGGGTCCGCTGGGCCACCTAAGGCGCCACTCGGTCAGAGCGCGCAGGTGCACGGCGTCAGTGGCTTAATCAGACAGCCGTACGCGAAGAAGCGGCGCGACCGACGGGCTGTGATAATCGGATTCTCCGCCGGCGTGTTCGTTCTAGTTTGTTCGCTGGTGTGCTTCGCGGCGGCGGTGAGGAAGCAGAGAAGCCGGTGCAATAAGGACCGGCCGTGCGGGATGATGGCGGCGGATGCGGCAGCGACGGCGGAGGCCGCGGCAGTGATGCGGATGGAGATGGAGAGAGAGTTGGAAGAGAAGGTGAAGAGAGCGGAGGTGGCGAAGAGTGGGAGTTTGGTATTCTGTGCGGGTGAGGCGCAGGTGTATACGCTGGACCAGTTGATGAAGGGTTCCGCGGAGCTTTTAGGGAGAGGGTGTTTGGGAACCACTTACAAGGCAGCTCTTGATAACCGTCTGATGGTGACGGTGAAGCGCCTTGATGCGGGGAAAATGGCTGCCCATGCAACGAAGGAAGTGTTCGAGCGACACATGGAATCCGTGGGTGGGCTTCGACACTCCAATTTGGTTCCTCTTAAGGCGTATTTCCAGGCCAAGCAAGAGAGGCTCATTATCTATGACTTTCAGCCCAATGGCAGTCTCTTCTCCCTCATACACG GATCGAGATCAAGCAGGGCAAGGCCATTACACTGGACATCATGCTTAAAAATAGCAGAGGACGTAGCACAAGGTCTGGCCTTCATCCACCAGGCATGGAGACTGGTCCATGGCAATCTGAAGTCCACGAATGTTCTTCTTGGACCTGATTTCGAGGCATGCATCACAGATTACTGCCTCTCCGTGTTGACACACCCATCCACATTTGATGAAGATGGCGATTCAGCAGCGTACAGAGCTCCAGAAACTCGCAACCCCAATCATCAGCCAACCCACAAATCTGATGTTTATGCCTACGGGATTTTGTTGCTTGAGCTTCTGACTGGGAAATTTCCCTCAGAGCTTCCATTTATGGTTCCTGGTGACATGTCAAGTTGGGTGAGGTCCATAAGGGATGACAATGGGGGCGAAGATAGCCGAATGGACATGCTTCTTCAGGTGGCTACAACTTGTAGCTTGACCTCACCGGAGCAGAGGCCAACTATGTGGCAGGTCTTGAAGATGTTGCAGGAAATCAAAGAAATTGTACTATTGGAGGATACCAGTGAATTGGAACTGCGCAGTGGTGATGACATGCCTTAg
- the LOC108343013 gene encoding kinesin-like protein KIN-4A isoform X1 codes for MEAGEDCCVKVAVHVRPLIADEKLQGCKDCVTVVSGKPQVQIGAHSFTFDHVYGSTGSPSSAMFEECVAPLVDGLFQGYNATVLAYGQTGSGKTYTMGTGFKDGCQTGIIPQVMNVLFSKIGTLKHQIDFQLHVSFIEILKEEVRDLLDPSSMNKPETANGHSGKITSPGKPPIQIRETSNGVITLAGSTEVSVTTLKEMAACLEQGSLSRATGSTNMNNQSSRSHAIFTITLEQMRKLNSPGESGLNDTMNEEYLCAKLHLVDLAGSERAKRTGSDGLRFKEGVHINKGLLALGNVISALGDEKKRKEGVHVPYRDSKLTRLLQDSLGGNSRTVMIACISPADINAEETLNTLKYANRARNIQNKPVINRDPMSNEMLKMRQQLEYLQAELCARAGGSSEEVQVLKERIAWLEAANEDLCRELHEYRSRCSIAEPGEREAYDGNTYIVKTDAIKRSLPIIEAEYPMSETVAGDSREIEEVAKEWEHTLLQNSMDRELHELNKRLQQKESEMKLFGISDAEVLKQHFGRKITELEDEKRVVQRERDCLLAEVENLAANSDGQTQKLEDIHAQKLKALEAQIMDLKKKQESQVQLLKQKQKSDEAAKRLQDEIQCIKAQKVQLQQRIKQESEQFRQWKASREKELLQLKKEGRRNEYERHKLQALNQRQKLVLQRKTEEAAMATKRLKELLEARKTSGRETSVTTNGSGTNAQSNEKSLQRWLDHELEVMVKEHEVRFEYEKQSQVRAALADELAMLKQVNEFAAKGLSPPRKNGFARASSMSPNARMARIASLENMLSISSNSLVAMASQLSEAEERERAFSNRGRWNQLRSMGEAKNLLQYMFNSVADARCQLWEKDMEIREMKDQIKELVGLLRQSEMKRKEVEKELKVREQANGSTLATPPSGDSPNPLKQQAEDMKGPLSPMSMPVPKQLKYTPGVANGLVRESAAFVDQGRRMIPIGHLSMKKLAMVGQASGKLWRWKRSHHQWLLQFKWKWQKPWRLSEWIRHSDETIMRTKPRSQALPRISVI; via the exons ATGGAAGCAGGGGAAGATTGCTGCGTTAAGGTCGCGGTCCATGTTCGGCCACTCATCGCCGATGAGAAGCTTCAAGGATGCAAAGATTGCGTCACCGTCGTTTCTGGGAAGCCGCAG GTACAAATTGGTGCTCACTCCTTTACATTTGATCATGTTTATGGAAGCACTGGTTCTCCCTCAAGTGCCATGTTTGAAGAATGTGTTGCTCCCCTTGTTGATGGTTTGTTTCAAGGATATAACGCTACTGTTCTCGCTTATGGTCAG ACAGGTTCTGGGAAAACGTACACCATGGGAACTGGCTTTAAAGATGGTTGCCAAACAGGAATAATACCTCAAGTTATGAACGTTTTGTTTAGCAAAATTGGGACCCTAAAGCACCAGATTGATTTTCAGTTGCATGTGTCTTTTATTGAG ATTCTTAAAGAAGAAGTAAGAGACTTGTTGGACCCCTCGTCCATGAACAAACCAGAAACTGCAAATGGACATTCAGGAAAAATTACCTCTCCTGGGAAGCCACCAATACAAATTCGTGAGACATCAAATGGTGTCATCACCCTTGCAGGATCCACTGAAGTCAGTGTTACAACACTAAAGGAAATGGCTGCTTGCCTGGAACAGGGATCATTGAGCAGGGCAACTGGGAGCACAAATATGAACAACCAATCCAG TCGATCTCATGCCATCTTCACCATCACCCTAGAACAAATGCGAAAGCTGAATAGTCCTGGTGAGAGTGGTTTAAATGATACCATGAATGAAGAGTATCTTTGTGCCAAGTTACACTTAGTAGATCTTGCTGGATCAGAACGAGCTAAAAGAACAGGGTCTGATGGTCTGCGTTTTAAGGAAG GAGTTCACATTAACAAAGGCCTTCTAGCCCTTGGCAATGTTATTAGTGCACTTGGTGATGAAAAGAAGCGAAAGGAAGGTGTTCATGTTCCTTATAGGGATAGTAAGCTTACTAGGCTTTTGCAG GATTCACTAGGAGGTAACAGCAGAACTGTCATGATTG CTTGTATAAGTCCTGCTGATATTAATGCTGAGGAAACCCTTAACACTTTGAAGTACGCAAATCGTGCACGCAATATCCAAAATAAGCCTGTT ATCAATAGAGACCCCATGTCCAATGAGATGCTAAAAATGCGACAACAGCTAGAGTATTTGCAGGCAGAACTTTGTGCTCGAGCTGGTGGCTCTTCTGAGGAAGTTCAG GTCCTTAAGGAAAGAATTGCTTGGCTTGAAGCTGCTAATGAAGATCTTTGCCGTGAACTTCATGAATACCGTAGTAGATGTTCTATTGCAGAACCAGGTGAAAGGGAAGCTTAT GATGGTAACACATACATTGTGAAGACTGATGCAATTAAGAGGAGCTTACCTATCATAGAAGCTGAGTATCCAATGAGTGAAACAGTGG CAGGTGATTCTAGGGAAATAGAAGAAGTAGCAAAAGAGTGGGAGCACACACTTCTGCAGAATAGTATGGATAGAGAGTTACATGAATTGAATAAACGCTTGCAACAGAAAGAG TCCGAGATGAAGCTTTTTGGAATATCTGATGCCGAAGTACTCAAGCAGCATTTTGGTAGAAAGATAACGGAATTGGAAGATGAGAAGAGAGTAGTGCAG CGAGAGAGAGATTGTCTTTTGGCAGAAGTTGAAAATCTCGCTGCCAATTCTGATGGACAAACACAGAAATTAGAGGATATTCACGCCCAAAAATTGAAAGCACTTGAAGCACAG ATTATGGAtctgaagaagaagcaagagaGTCAGGTCCAGCTTctgaagcaaaagcaaaaaagtGATGAAGCAGCAAAGAGACTGCAAGATGAAATACAGTGTATAAAGGCTCAAAAG GTTCAATTGCAGCAAAGGATAAAACAAGAATCGGAACAGTTTCGGCAGTGGAAGGCTTCAAGAGAGAAAGAGTTGTTGCAA TTAAAGAAGGAGGGAAGAAGAAATGAGTATGAAAGACACAAGCTGCAAGCTTTAAATCAGCGGCAGAAATTG GTTCTTCAGAGAAAAACTGAAGAAGCTGCGATGGCTACCAAGAGGTTAAAGGAGTTGTTAGAAGCACGTAAAACTTCCGGCCGAGAGACTTCag TTACAACGAATGGAAGTGGAACAAATGCTCAG AGCAATGAGAAGTCTTTACAACGGTGGCTTGATCATGAGCTAGAAGTTATGGTAAAGGAGCACGAAGTCCGTTTTGAGTATGAGAAACAGAGCCAAGT GCGAGCTGCCCTTGCAGATGAATTAGCCATGCTGAAGCAAGTAAATGAGTTTGCTGCAAAGGGTCTCAGTCCTCCAAGAAAGAATGGATTTGCCAG GGCATCCTCCATGTCACCAAATGCAAGAATGGCCAGAATAGCTTCCCTTGAGAACATGCTGAGTATATCATCTAATTCACTTGTTGCAATGGCTTCTCAACTTTCTGAGGCAGAAGAACGAGAAAGAGCCTTCTCTAATCGTGGACGCTGGAATCAATTGCGTTCAATGGGAGAAGCGAAGAATTTGCTTCAATATATGTTTAATTCTGTTGCAGATGCTAG GTGCCAACTCTGGGAGAAGGACATGGAGATCAGGGAAATGAAAGATCAAATAAAAGAACTCGTTGGTCTCTTACGGCAAAGTGagatgaagagaaaagaagttgaGAAGGAACTAAAAGTGAGAGAACAAGCTAATGGAAGCACACTGGCTACACCACCTTCG GGTGACTCCCCTAATCCATTGAAACAACAAGCTGAAGACATGAAAGGGCCTTTATCTCCAATGTCTATGCCAGTGCCTAAACAGCTAAAATACACGCCAGGGGTTGCCAATGGGTTGGTGAGGGAATCGGCAGCATTTGTAGATCAGGGTAGAAGG ATGATACCCATCGGACACCTGTCAATGAAAAAACTAGCAATGGTAGGACAAGCTTCTGGAAAGTTATGGAGGTGGAAAAGAAGTCATCACCAGTGGCTGCTACAATTCAAGTGGAAATGGCAGAAACCATGGAGACTTTCAGAATGGATACGACATAGTGATGAGACGATCATGAGAACAAAACCACGCTCACAGGCTTTGCCACGTATCAG TGTAATATAA